A single Balneolaceae bacterium DNA region contains:
- the galK gene encoding galactokinase yields the protein MSEVRDRVRSVFDRQFGGRPMLVRSPGRINIIGEHTDYNSGWVLPAAIDRSLLFGLRPNEQGRGRFYAVDKQEGYETSLGDVLTRSSLEWANYLMGVISVMQNRDVEIPGLDVAFSGNVPVGAGLSSSAALTAGFAFGLNELFGLGIGRESLARIAQKAENDFVGMKCGVMDPFVNLLACKGHAMKLDCRTLDYEQIPLEDGDLAFVLFDSRVQRELTTSEYNKRRRQCEEGVSVLQARGERIQALRDADEAMLERHQAELDPVIHRRLLFVVRENERVHRAGEALGTGDGKKLGRLMNDSHYGLRDLYEVTCEETDFLAEEAAGLDGVLGSRQMGGGFGGCTLNLVRREALEEISARMIKAYEARFNRGPGVYTVNSSEGTEVLD from the coding sequence ATGAGCGAAGTGAGAGATCGAGTCCGTTCGGTATTCGATCGGCAGTTCGGCGGCAGGCCTATGCTGGTCCGTTCCCCCGGACGCATCAACATCATCGGCGAGCACACCGATTACAACAGCGGATGGGTGCTTCCCGCCGCCATCGACCGCAGCCTGCTCTTCGGGCTGCGCCCCAACGAGCAGGGCAGGGGTAGGTTTTATGCGGTGGACAAGCAGGAGGGCTACGAGACCAGCCTGGGAGACGTCCTCACCCGCAGCAGCCTTGAGTGGGCCAACTATCTGATGGGGGTGATCAGCGTGATGCAAAACCGCGATGTGGAGATCCCCGGCTTGGATGTCGCCTTCAGCGGGAATGTACCCGTTGGCGCCGGTCTCTCCTCCTCGGCTGCCCTGACCGCCGGCTTTGCTTTCGGGCTTAACGAACTGTTCGGGCTGGGCATCGGCCGGGAATCCCTTGCACGTATCGCCCAGAAGGCCGAAAACGATTTCGTGGGCATGAAATGCGGGGTGATGGATCCCTTTGTGAATCTGCTTGCCTGCAAGGGACATGCCATGAAACTGGACTGCCGCACGCTGGACTACGAGCAGATTCCCCTGGAAGACGGAGACCTTGCCTTCGTGCTCTTCGACTCGCGGGTGCAGCGCGAGCTGACCACCTCGGAGTACAACAAGCGGCGCCGGCAGTGCGAGGAGGGGGTGAGCGTACTGCAGGCGCGCGGGGAGCGCATTCAGGCACTGCGGGATGCCGACGAGGCCATGCTGGAGCGCCACCAGGCAGAACTTGACCCCGTCATTCACCGGCGCCTGCTCTTCGTGGTTCGCGAGAACGAACGCGTACACCGGGCCGGTGAAGCGCTCGGGACCGGCGACGGAAAGAAGCTGGGCAGGCTCATGAACGATTCTCACTACGGGCTTCGCGACCTCTATGAGGTGACCTGCGAGGAGACTGATTTCCTGGCGGAGGAGGCCGCCGGGCTGGACGGCGTGCTGGGTTCCCGGCAGATGGGAGGGGGCTTCGGGGGCTGTACCCTCAACCTGGTGCGGCGGGAGGCGCTTGAGGAGATCTCGGCCCGGATGATAAAGGCCTATGAGGCGCGATTTAACCGAGGGCCGGGCGTTTATACAGTGAACAGCAGCGAGGGTACGGAAGTGCTGGACTAG
- a CDS encoding 6-bladed beta-propeller → MRSLYSLTSLFLIGTLLLAASCTSNQESQPENTATEVDLSLQEELRIASGDGTDESAPLLGGIANVATGPEGDIYLYDSDNGRIFVYGPDGSYLRAFGRSGEGPGEFGSISDMVVDRQNRVIVSDFGNARFSLFDEEGDLIKREPLHGLRSARDMTELPDGRFAVTGWHADSERTVHILSPDLSRIETSLVALDSLVQSEDNRIVNTYQSFPGQLQVLEDGRLAFVPTFYDGELRIYEEGDDGTWSLSERLEGYRRVEEALLVTEQNYNSPSEAMEELSPNSILSIAIRQGGSTTLVHARTRSQGLFRDGGGGLLHVLRYFEGTEHQVVVERFDPGSGLTSYGTILEGREGSINVNGMTQNGQLYLSNPDSLTLQRVQILGFD, encoded by the coding sequence ATGCGCAGCCTGTACAGCTTGACTTCCCTGTTCCTTATCGGCACCCTTCTCCTTGCAGCCTCCTGTACTTCCAATCAGGAGTCGCAGCCGGAAAATACGGCCACCGAAGTGGACTTGTCGCTGCAGGAGGAGCTGCGCATCGCGAGCGGGGACGGCACCGACGAGAGCGCGCCGCTGCTGGGCGGTATCGCCAACGTAGCCACGGGCCCGGAGGGAGATATTTACCTCTACGACTCGGACAACGGCCGCATCTTCGTGTACGGCCCCGACGGCAGCTACCTCCGCGCGTTTGGCCGCTCCGGCGAGGGACCCGGAGAGTTCGGGTCCATTTCAGACATGGTGGTCGACCGTCAAAATCGCGTGATCGTCAGCGATTTCGGCAACGCCCGCTTCAGCCTCTTTGACGAAGAAGGCGATCTTATCAAACGCGAACCCCTCCACGGGCTCCGATCAGCAAGGGACATGACTGAGCTGCCAGACGGCCGCTTTGCGGTGACCGGCTGGCACGCCGACAGCGAACGTACGGTGCATATCCTCAGCCCCGATCTCTCCCGCATAGAAACTTCCCTGGTTGCCCTGGACAGCCTGGTGCAGTCGGAGGACAATCGCATCGTCAACACCTACCAGTCCTTCCCTGGTCAACTGCAGGTGCTGGAAGACGGCAGGCTGGCATTTGTACCCACTTTCTACGACGGTGAGCTGCGAATATATGAAGAGGGGGATGACGGCACGTGGTCCCTCTCGGAACGCCTGGAGGGCTACCGGCGCGTGGAGGAGGCCCTGCTGGTTACCGAGCAGAATTACAACAGCCCGAGCGAGGCCATGGAGGAGCTCTCCCCCAACAGCATCCTCTCCATCGCCATACGGCAGGGCGGCAGCACTACGCTGGTCCACGCGCGTACGCGTTCCCAGGGACTGTTCCGGGACGGCGGCGGAGGACTTCTTCATGTGCTGCGTTATTTCGAGGGAACCGAGCACCAGGTTGTGGTGGAGCGCTTCGATCCGGGCAGCGGACTCACCTCCTACGGCACCATCCTGGAGGGTCGCGAGGGAAGCATCAATGTTAATGGCATGACGCAGAACGGGCAACTCTACCTGTCCAACCCCGACTCCCTTACGCTGCAGCGCGTGCAGATCCTGGGATTCGACTGA
- a CDS encoding amidohydrolase family protein codes for MNDYEVIENADLLIENNRIAAVGARGSVNIPSGAEVRDVSGKTIIPGFVDTHAHVRPYRDLHQPQIWSFLANMAYGVTTLRDPQTGTTDLLTYADMVTSGKVLGPRIYQTGPGIFFGEQIEDLEHARNVMRRYSEYYDTKTVKMYVAGNREQRQWILMAAKEQNIMPTTEGSLNMKLNLNMMLDGYSGQEHNYPVTPLYEDVIQVTAESQMAYTPTLLVTYGGPWAENYFYEREDAAYNPKLRHFTPEADLEGKALRRDAGWFHESQYVMDRQSRTVEQIYDAGGINGVGSHGQLQGLGYHWELWAMAFDDMDPHKALRIATIQGAEALGLDGDIGTIESGKLADLIILNGNPLENLRNTASIEQVMKNGRLYDGDTLDQIWPLQQEMGPLWYQTEEPDDSLPGLQEGGQ; via the coding sequence ATGAACGACTACGAGGTGATCGAAAACGCCGACCTGCTTATCGAGAACAACCGCATCGCTGCCGTAGGTGCGCGGGGCTCAGTAAACATTCCCTCCGGCGCCGAAGTGCGCGACGTGAGCGGGAAGACCATTATCCCGGGCTTTGTGGACACCCATGCCCACGTGCGTCCCTACCGCGACCTGCACCAGCCGCAGATCTGGTCCTTTCTGGCCAACATGGCCTACGGGGTGACCACCCTCCGCGACCCGCAGACCGGCACCACCGACCTGCTCACCTACGCCGACATGGTGACCAGCGGCAAGGTGCTCGGCCCGCGCATCTACCAGACGGGTCCCGGCATCTTCTTCGGGGAGCAGATCGAGGACCTCGAGCATGCGCGTAACGTCATGCGCCGCTACAGCGAGTACTACGACACCAAGACGGTCAAAATGTACGTGGCCGGCAACCGCGAGCAACGTCAGTGGATTCTCATGGCGGCCAAGGAGCAGAACATTATGCCCACTACGGAGGGCTCGCTCAACATGAAGCTGAACCTCAACATGATGCTCGACGGTTACTCAGGCCAGGAGCACAACTACCCGGTCACCCCGCTTTACGAAGATGTCATCCAGGTTACCGCCGAGTCGCAGATGGCCTACACGCCCACGCTGCTGGTCACCTACGGGGGACCCTGGGCCGAGAACTACTTCTATGAGCGTGAGGACGCCGCTTACAATCCCAAGCTGCGCCACTTCACGCCTGAGGCCGACCTGGAGGGCAAGGCCCTCCGCCGTGACGCGGGCTGGTTCCACGAGAGCCAGTACGTGATGGACCGGCAGTCGCGCACCGTCGAGCAGATCTACGACGCCGGCGGCATTAACGGCGTGGGCAGCCACGGGCAGCTGCAGGGCCTCGGCTACCACTGGGAGCTCTGGGCCATGGCCTTCGACGACATGGACCCCCACAAGGCCCTGCGCATCGCCACCATCCAGGGCGCCGAGGCGCTGGGACTGGACGGCGACATCGGAACGATTGAATCCGGCAAGCTGGCGGACCTGATCATCCTCAACGGGAATCCGCTGGAGAACCTGCGCAACACCGCCAGCATAGAGCAGGTCATGAAAAACGGCCGCCTCTATGACGGCGACACCCTTGACCAGATCTGGCCCCTGCAGCAGGAAATGGGTCCCCTTTGGTACCAGACCGAGGAACCCGACGACAGTCTGCCCGGCCTGCAGGAGGGAGGTCAGTAA
- a CDS encoding DUF2911 domain-containing protein, whose protein sequence is MKRLILSLFTVLLIAACSQQQPDLTDSAQFVTKLGNDTLVVEQFNKSENGMIARVMMRSPELRFSTYNLNLDESGGIQAMIRLDHPAEGGFSAEGDTVQTIVHVGDSLVINYSTVEGTRRLAAEYREGTLPFIDQVHWPYELALNRAAGMSGDTLNQPLLSGSRISNFVIARMAPDSMTVRHPSRGVMGVDVANGGNLQFLDAGLTTRKLKVDRVAQGDLAMLEARFREMGQVGELSGAREASYTVQGADFTVTHGVPMKRGRDIFGGIVPWGQTWRTGANAATHFSTSADLMIGDLEVPAGEYTLFTIPEEDGGTLMINRETGINGQSYDPEMDLGRVPMQIGEQDTVTEAFTITVEEQGEGGVLKLIWDRTVFSIPFQVQ, encoded by the coding sequence ATGAAACGACTGATTCTTAGCCTCTTCACGGTACTTCTTATCGCCGCCTGCAGCCAGCAGCAGCCCGACCTGACCGACTCTGCTCAGTTCGTTACCAAGCTGGGCAACGACACGTTGGTGGTCGAGCAGTTCAACAAGTCGGAAAACGGAATGATCGCGCGCGTTATGATGCGCAGTCCCGAACTCAGATTTTCCACCTATAATCTGAATCTCGACGAATCGGGCGGTATCCAGGCCATGATACGACTGGATCACCCGGCAGAAGGCGGCTTCTCAGCCGAGGGCGACACCGTACAGACGATCGTTCATGTGGGCGACAGCCTGGTGATCAATTACAGCACCGTGGAGGGCACGAGACGCCTCGCCGCGGAATACCGCGAGGGCACGCTGCCTTTTATTGACCAGGTGCACTGGCCTTACGAACTGGCCCTGAACCGCGCCGCCGGCATGTCCGGGGACACGCTCAATCAGCCGCTGCTGTCCGGCTCCCGTATTTCCAACTTTGTGATCGCCAGGATGGCCCCCGACTCCATGACCGTCCGACATCCCAGCCGCGGGGTGATGGGCGTAGACGTGGCCAACGGCGGCAACCTGCAGTTCCTGGATGCCGGACTCACCACCCGTAAGCTGAAAGTGGACCGTGTGGCACAGGGCGACTTGGCCATGCTGGAGGCCCGCTTCCGCGAGATGGGGCAGGTCGGCGAGCTCTCCGGAGCCCGCGAGGCCAGCTACACTGTTCAGGGAGCCGACTTTACGGTTACCCACGGCGTGCCTATGAAACGGGGACGCGATATCTTCGGGGGCATCGTACCCTGGGGTCAGACGTGGAGGACCGGCGCCAACGCCGCCACTCATTTCAGTACCTCCGCCGACCTTATGATTGGCGACCTGGAGGTGCCCGCCGGCGAATACACCCTCTTTACCATCCCCGAAGAGGACGGCGGCACGCTGATGATAAACCGCGAGACGGGCATCAACGGGCAGTCCTACGATCCGGAGATGGACCTGGGACGCGTGCCCATGCAGATTGGCGAGCAGGACACGGTCACCGAGGCTTTCACCATCACGGTGGAAGAGCAGGGTGAGGGAGGCGTGCTGAAGCTGATCTGGGACCGGACGGTCTTTTCGATTCCCTTCCAGGTACAGTAG
- a CDS encoding M20/M25/M40 family metallo-hydrolase yields MKRTYLSSCLVVLLLLAGTAQAQFGQPPQQEQNPVVTAIVEEATGNSQLERLAHELLDVVGPRLVGTPQMQNAHDWAVSTYEGWGIQAENEQYGQWTGWRRGVTHVDLVAPRVVSLNGMQMAWSPGTDGPVTGEVTMIPDVADSAAFRAWLPSAAGKFVLVNMMQPTGRPGYNWEEYGTEESIARMEQMQDEADDAWDARIERTGLSLGGVIDALEEAGAAGILQSRWSGGFGVNKVFSAATDGIPHIDLSLEDYGLLYRLVDYGNSPQIRVNVESEELGKVPAFNTIATIPGTEKPDEYIILSAHFDSWDGGTGATDNGTGTITMMEAARILKQVYPNPKRTIIVGLWGGEEQGLNGSRAYVEDHPEIVEGVQALFNQDNGTGRVVNISGQGFLHAYAFLGDWLSAVPWEVRSHINTNFPGTPGGGGSDYASFVSAGAPAFSLSSLSWDYGTYTWHTNLDTYDKIVFDDVRNNVILTAVLTFMASEDPDTFSREKRVMPISPWSGERMSWPQVRTANRDGGN; encoded by the coding sequence GTGAAACGCACCTACCTATCATCTTGCCTTGTCGTCCTTCTTCTGTTGGCCGGCACCGCCCAGGCCCAGTTCGGCCAGCCTCCCCAGCAGGAACAAAACCCCGTGGTTACCGCCATCGTGGAGGAGGCCACCGGCAATTCCCAACTCGAGCGCCTGGCCCACGAACTGCTGGACGTGGTCGGCCCGCGCCTGGTCGGCACCCCGCAGATGCAGAACGCCCACGACTGGGCCGTGAGCACCTACGAAGGCTGGGGTATCCAGGCCGAAAACGAGCAGTACGGGCAGTGGACCGGCTGGCGCCGGGGCGTCACGCACGTCGACCTGGTCGCCCCGCGCGTGGTCTCCCTGAACGGCATGCAGATGGCCTGGAGCCCGGGCACCGACGGACCGGTAACGGGCGAGGTAACCATGATCCCGGATGTGGCCGATTCGGCCGCTTTCCGTGCCTGGCTGCCCTCGGCCGCCGGCAAGTTCGTGCTGGTCAACATGATGCAACCCACCGGCCGGCCGGGCTACAACTGGGAGGAGTACGGCACCGAGGAATCCATCGCGCGCATGGAGCAGATGCAGGACGAGGCGGACGACGCCTGGGACGCCCGCATCGAGCGCACCGGACTGAGTCTGGGCGGGGTCATTGACGCCCTTGAGGAGGCAGGTGCGGCCGGCATCCTGCAGTCGCGCTGGTCGGGCGGTTTCGGGGTGAACAAGGTCTTCAGCGCCGCCACCGACGGCATTCCGCACATCGATCTCTCCCTGGAGGACTACGGGCTGCTCTACCGCCTGGTGGACTACGGCAACAGCCCGCAGATCCGCGTGAACGTGGAGTCGGAGGAGTTGGGCAAAGTCCCCGCCTTCAACACCATCGCCACCATCCCCGGTACGGAAAAGCCGGACGAGTACATCATTCTCTCGGCCCACTTCGACTCCTGGGACGGCGGCACCGGCGCCACCGACAACGGCACGGGCACCATCACCATGATGGAGGCAGCCCGCATTCTCAAACAGGTCTACCCGAATCCCAAACGAACCATTATCGTAGGCCTCTGGGGCGGCGAGGAGCAGGGGCTGAACGGCTCGCGGGCCTACGTGGAGGACCATCCCGAGATCGTGGAGGGAGTTCAGGCGCTCTTCAACCAGGACAACGGCACCGGTCGTGTGGTCAACATCTCCGGTCAGGGTTTCCTGCACGCCTACGCCTTCCTGGGCGACTGGCTCTCGGCCGTGCCATGGGAAGTACGCAGCCACATCAACACCAATTTTCCGGGCACGCCGGGCGGAGGCGGCTCCGACTACGCCTCCTTCGTGTCAGCAGGCGCGCCGGCTTTCTCGCTGAGCTCCCTGAGCTGGGACTACGGCACCTATACCTGGCACACCAATCTGGACACCTACGACAAGATCGTCTTTGACGATGTACGCAACAATGTGATCCTGACGGCCGTGCTGACCTTTATGGCCAGCGAGGATCCCGACACGTTTTCCCGCGAGAAGCGGGTCATGCCCATCAGTCCGTGGTCGGGCGAGCGCATGAGCTGGCCGCAGGTTCGCACCGCCAACCGCGACGGCGGCAACTGA
- a CDS encoding SOS response-associated peptidase, whose translation MCGRYTLKENKQQVAGWLDAVLEGFEDYEPNYNVAPSNQMPVMVDDKSRQRLVYPFRWGLLPFWAKEENTSYSMINARAESLVDKKSFKPCFESQRCIVPASGFYEWKGEKGDKTPYYIYPTHEPLFAFAGLYNVWHSPDGSTRIPTYTIVTTGANRSMEELHDRMPAMLLKEEWDEWLDRDNHDTGTLQELLRPFPDDALAYYPVSKQVNNVRNNGPELIERAEG comes from the coding sequence ATGTGCGGACGATACACCCTCAAGGAAAACAAGCAGCAGGTAGCCGGCTGGCTGGACGCCGTGCTGGAAGGCTTCGAGGACTACGAGCCCAACTACAACGTGGCGCCCTCCAACCAGATGCCGGTGATGGTGGACGACAAGAGCCGCCAGCGGCTGGTCTACCCTTTCCGGTGGGGGCTCCTCCCCTTCTGGGCCAAGGAGGAGAATACCTCCTACAGCATGATCAACGCCCGCGCGGAGAGCCTGGTCGACAAGAAGTCCTTCAAGCCCTGCTTCGAGTCGCAGCGCTGCATCGTGCCGGCCAGTGGCTTCTACGAGTGGAAGGGCGAGAAAGGCGACAAGACCCCCTATTACATCTATCCCACCCACGAGCCCCTATTCGCCTTTGCAGGGCTCTACAATGTCTGGCACTCCCCGGACGGCTCGACCCGCATCCCCACCTATACCATCGTCACCACCGGGGCCAACCGCTCCATGGAGGAGCTGCACGACCGCATGCCCGCCATGCTGCTCAAGGAGGAGTGGGACGAGTGGCTGGACCGCGACAACCACGACACCGGTACCCTGCAGGAGCTGCTGCGTCCCTTCCCGGACGATGCCCTGGCCTATTATCCCGTCTCCAAACAGGTCAACAATGTCCGCAACAACGGCCCGGAGCTGATCGAGCGGGCGGAAGGGTAG